In Pseudomonadaceae bacterium SI-3, the sequence GGTCTGCATGCGAGTAGCCACGACGGATCCTTGATCGCGACCAAGGTCGCTCCTACATAAGCAGCCCGCACGGACAGTTAGCGGGAGCGCCTTTCCGCACCCGTAGGAGCCAGCTTGCTGGCGATCCTGGTCGTTCGGGCAGGGCTCTGACAGGCAGCACGAAACTGGGCGCCCTTGGCCGTCTCACGGCGCGCCAAGGTCTGCGACTGGTTAACCCAGCGTGCCGAGAATGTTCACCCCGACCCGATCCGGAATTTCGTTCTGCGACAGCACGTGCAGGCCAGGGCTGAACACCCGCGCGTAGCGTGACAGCAACGGACGCAGCTGCGGCATCACGGTAAGGATCGGCGGGTGGCCGTCCTTGCGCAGCTTCTCCTTCACCACGGGCATGCTGTTCTGCAGTTGGTTGAGCAGGCTCGGCTCCACCGGAATGTTGTCCAGGCTCACCTGACCGGCTTGCTGGGCGATCGCCAGCGCATTGAGCAGGGTGTTTTCCAGTGCATTTTCCAGCACGAACACCGCCAGTTCGCGGCGATCACCAGCAATCATCGAAACGATGCTGCGGCGCAATGCGTAGCGTACGTCCGCCGCCAGCAGCACCGGGTCCTTGGTGGTTTCGCTGCATTCGAGCAGGGTGCTGGCGATGGTTTCGATATCGCGCAGCGGCACTTCCTCCAGCAGCAGCTGGCGATAGACGCGCATCTGTTGCGTATAGCTCAGCGCATTCTTCAGGCTTTCTGCCAGCTTCGGCGCCTGCAGCGTCAAGCGCTGCATCAGGTGCTCGACGTCGTCGTGCTTGAACAGGTCCGGCAGGTGTTCACGGACCACCTTGTTCAGGTGCGTAGCGACCACGCTGGCGCAATCGATGACCTGATAGCCAAGGTTCAGCGCGCGGGATTTGTCCGACGGCTGAATCCAAACCACCTGCATGCGATAGGCCGGGTCGGTGCCGAGGATGCCGTCGATTTCGCCGTAGAGTTCCGGCGACGGAATCGCCATCAGGCGATCGGCGTGCAGTTCGGCGCCGTCGATCTTCTCGCCGTTGATGTAGATGTCATATTGCGACGCCTTGAGCCGCAAGCTGTCGCGGATCTGCACTTCTGGCAGCAAAAAGCCCAGGTGTTCGGAAAGGGTCTGGCGCACGCCGCGTACCCGCGCTGGCAACGGCGCCCCGGAGGCTTCGTTGACCAGCCCGACCAGCTTATAGCCCAGCGAAATCGACAGCCGCTCGACCAGCGGAATGTCTTCCCAGGCCAGCGATTGGGCCTTTTCCTTGTCCATCGCCTGGCCGATGGCCTGGATTTCCTTCAGATCGGCACCGGCGGCTGGCGGCTCGTGCAGCGACACACGCCAGCCGATGAAGCCGATCAGCGCGGCAAAGCCGATGAACGCCAGGTGCGGCATGCCCGGCACCAGGCCGAGCACGAACAGGATGCCGGCCACCGTGTACAGCGACGCTGGATTGGCCAGCAGCTGGCGCTGAACCTGGCTGGTGATGTCGCTGGATTCGTTGATGCGGGTGACGATGATCGCCGCCGCGGTGGACAACAGCAGCGCCGGAATCTGCGCGACCAGGCCGTCACCGATGGTCAGCAGGGCGTACTGCCTGAAGGCTTCGCCCGCGGCCAATTCATGAACGAAAACACCGATGGCGAAGCCGCCGAACAGGTTGATCAGCAGGATCAGAATGCCGGCGATGGCGTCACCGCGAACGAACTTCGAGGCGCCGTCCATTGCACCGTAGAAGTCGGCTTCCTTGGCTACTTCCTGGCGCCGGGCCTTGGCTTCTTCGTTGGTCAGCAGACCCGCGTTGAGGTCGGCGTCGATGGCCATCTGCTTGCCCGGCAGGGCGTCCAGGGTGAAGCGCGCAGTCACTTCCGAGATCCGCTCGCCGCCCTTGGTGATGACAATGAAGTTGATGATCATCAGGATGATGAACACCACCAGACCGACGATGAAGTTGCCGCCGATGACGACCTCACCGAAGGCTTCGATCACCTTGCCCGCGGCGCCTGTGCCGGTATGACCTTCGAGCAGCACCACCCGCGTCGAGGCGACGTTGAGCGTCAGGCGCATCAGCGTGGTGATCAGGATCACCGTCGGGAACAGCGAGAAATCCAGCGGACTTTTCGACGACACGCTGACCAGCAACACCAGAATCGACATGGCGATGTTGAAGGTGAACAGCACGTCCAGCAGCTGCGGTGGCAGCGGCAGGATGATCATCGCCAGGATCGACAGGATGATCAGCGGGATCCCAATCCGTCCGCTGCTGAAGGTCGGCGTCAGTTTCTGAATCAAATTCATGATCGGGCTCGGTTGAACAGTTCTTCGGGAATATGGATGTCACTCGCCAGCTTGGGCTTGGCCCGGCGACCCTGCTTCCAGGCCTTGAGCTGGAGGATGTAGGTCAGCACATGGGCCACCGCGGTGTAGAGCGGCGCCGGGATCTGCTGGTTGACCTGGGTACTGAAGTAGATCGCCCGTGCCAGTGGTGGCAGCTCGACCACCTCCAGGTTGTTGGCCTGGGCCAGCTTGCGGATGTACAACGCCGTTTCATCGACACCACGGGCGATGACGAAAGGTGTTTCGGCCTTCTTCGGGTCGTACTTGAGCGCCACGGCGTAATGCGTCGGGTTGACGATCACCACGTCGGCGTCCTTGATCACTCGGCTGATCTGCCGTTGGGCCAGCTGGCGCTGCAGCTGCTTGATCCGCGCCTTTACCTCGGGCCGGCCTTCCTGGTTCTTGTGCTCTTCCTTGCGCTCCTGCTTGGTCATGCGCATCTTTTTCAGAAAGAAGAAGCGCTGCAGCGGGATGTCGATGAACGAGAACAGCACGAATACCAGCAGCAGCGAAATCGCCAGA encodes:
- a CDS encoding flagellar biosynthesis protein FlhA; the protein is MNLIQKLTPTFSSGRIGIPLIILSILAMIILPLPPQLLDVLFTFNIAMSILVLLVSVSSKSPLDFSLFPTVILITTLMRLTLNVASTRVVLLEGHTGTGAAGKVIEAFGEVVIGGNFIVGLVVFIILMIINFIVITKGGERISEVTARFTLDALPGKQMAIDADLNAGLLTNEEAKARRQEVAKEADFYGAMDGASKFVRGDAIAGILILLINLFGGFAIGVFVHELAAGEAFRQYALLTIGDGLVAQIPALLLSTAAAIIVTRINESSDITSQVQRQLLANPASLYTVAGILFVLGLVPGMPHLAFIGFAALIGFIGWRVSLHEPPAAGADLKEIQAIGQAMDKEKAQSLAWEDIPLVERLSISLGYKLVGLVNEASGAPLPARVRGVRQTLSEHLGFLLPEVQIRDSLRLKASQYDIYINGEKIDGAELHADRLMAIPSPELYGEIDGILGTDPAYRMQVVWIQPSDKSRALNLGYQVIDCASVVATHLNKVVREHLPDLFKHDDVEHLMQRLTLQAPKLAESLKNALSYTQQMRVYRQLLLEEVPLRDIETIASTLLECSETTKDPVLLAADVRYALRRSIVSMIAGDRRELAVFVLENALENTLLNALAIAQQAGQVSLDNIPVEPSLLNQLQNSMPVVKEKLRKDGHPPILTVMPQLRPLLSRYARVFSPGLHVLSQNEIPDRVGVNILGTLG